A genomic window from Ananas comosus cultivar F153 unplaced genomic scaffold, ASM154086v1, whole genome shotgun sequence includes:
- the LOC109704169 gene encoding transcription factor bHLH94-like isoform X1: MTLEALPSNELPAFLIYDTINAAAAAAAASSSRLLFNGNGGITEESPLIGGMAAMAEEVAVAAGEGRRKRRRRARSGKSKDDAESQRMTHIAVERNRRRLMNEHLAVLRSLTPDSYVQKGDQASIVGGAIDFVKELEQLLQSLEAQKRTLLQQQQQQQQKGNSDIFPTACYENDSPPFAQFFSYPQYAWCHPARDYPSLEIQHRPATVAPSVADIEVSLIETHANIRILTARQPGQLLKMVAGIQSLRLTILHLNVTVLDAIVLYSLSVKNLCYRYKILGSCWTPIFSETTVSSDPIGPSRPCKDSSACPVFCALKILFSFYFLWTLMSRTILTC, from the exons ATGACGCTCGAAGCGTTGCCATCAAACGAGCTCCCGGCGTTTCTCATCTACGACACAATAAACgcggccgccgctgccgccgccgcctcgagcTCGCGCTTACTCTTCAATGGCAACGGCGGTATCACAGAGGAGAGTCCGTTGATAGGTGGCATGGCTGCGATGGCGGAGGAGGTGGCAGTGGCGgcgggggaggggaggaggaagcggcggcggcgtgcgAGGAGCGGGAAGAGCAAGGATGACGCGGAGAGCCAGCGGATGACGCACATTGCCGTCGAGCGCAACCGCCGCCGCCTCATGAACGAGCACCTCGCCGTCCTCCGCTCGCTCACACCAGACTCCTACGTTCAGAAA GGTGACCAAGCTTCAATTGTGGGCGGAGCAATTGACTTTGTGAAGGAGCTGGAGCAACTCCTCCAATCTCTAGAAGCCCAAAAGCGAACActactgcagcagcagcagcagcagcaacaaaaGGGCAACAGTGACATTTTCCCCACAGCTTGTTATGAGAATGACTCCCCTCCCTTCGCCCAGTTCTTCTCCTACCCTCAATACGCATGGTGCCATCCTGCTCGCGATTACCCCTCGCTAGAGATCCAGCACCGGCCCGCGACGGTCGCACCGTCGGTGGCCGATATCGAGGTGAGCCTAATCGAGACGCACGCGAATATCCGCATACTAACCGCGAGGCAGCCCGGGCAACTCCTCAAGATGGTGGCCGGAATTCAAAGCCTCAGGCTCACCATCCTGCACCTCAATGTGACCGTTCTAGACGCCATTGTGCTCTACTCTCTGAGTGTCAAG AATCTGTGTTACCGATATAAAATTCTAGGCAGCTGCTGGACTCCAATTTTCTCTGAAACAACAGTCTCCTCTGACCCGATTGGACCCTCCAGACCCTGTAAAGATTCTTCTGCTTGTCCAGTTTTCTGCGccctcaaaattttgttttcattttacTTTTTGTGGACCCTCATGTCGCGGACAATTTTAACATGTTAG
- the LOC109704169 gene encoding transcription factor bHLH96-like isoform X3: MTLEALPSNELPAFLIYDTINAAAAAAAASSSRLLFNGNGGITEESPLIGGMAAMAEEVAVAAGEGRRKRRRRARSGKSKDDAESQRMTHIAVERNRRRLMNEHLAVLRSLTPDSYVQKGDQASIVGGAIDFVKELEQLLQSLEAQKRTLLQQQQQQQQKGNSDIFPTACYENDSPPFAQFFSYPQYAWCHPARDYPSLEIQHRPATVAPSVADIEVSLIETHANIRILTARQPGQLLKMVAGIQSLRLTILHLNVTVLDAIVLYSLSVKGDPRKKRKEKKSDLWW, encoded by the exons ATGACGCTCGAAGCGTTGCCATCAAACGAGCTCCCGGCGTTTCTCATCTACGACACAATAAACgcggccgccgctgccgccgccgcctcgagcTCGCGCTTACTCTTCAATGGCAACGGCGGTATCACAGAGGAGAGTCCGTTGATAGGTGGCATGGCTGCGATGGCGGAGGAGGTGGCAGTGGCGgcgggggaggggaggaggaagcggcggcggcgtgcgAGGAGCGGGAAGAGCAAGGATGACGCGGAGAGCCAGCGGATGACGCACATTGCCGTCGAGCGCAACCGCCGCCGCCTCATGAACGAGCACCTCGCCGTCCTCCGCTCGCTCACACCAGACTCCTACGTTCAGAAA GGTGACCAAGCTTCAATTGTGGGCGGAGCAATTGACTTTGTGAAGGAGCTGGAGCAACTCCTCCAATCTCTAGAAGCCCAAAAGCGAACActactgcagcagcagcagcagcagcaacaaaaGGGCAACAGTGACATTTTCCCCACAGCTTGTTATGAGAATGACTCCCCTCCCTTCGCCCAGTTCTTCTCCTACCCTCAATACGCATGGTGCCATCCTGCTCGCGATTACCCCTCGCTAGAGATCCAGCACCGGCCCGCGACGGTCGCACCGTCGGTGGCCGATATCGAGGTGAGCCTAATCGAGACGCACGCGAATATCCGCATACTAACCGCGAGGCAGCCCGGGCAACTCCTCAAGATGGTGGCCGGAATTCAAAGCCTCAGGCTCACCATCCTGCACCTCAATGTGACCGTTCTAGACGCCATTGTGCTCTACTCTCTGAGTGTCAAG GGGGACCcccgaaaaaaaagaaaagaaaaaaaaagtgacctTTGGTGGTGA
- the LOC109704169 gene encoding transcription factor bHLH96-like isoform X4 has product MTLEALPSNELPAFLIYDTINAAAAAAAASSSRLLFNGNGGITEESPLIGGMAAMAEEVAVAAGEGRRKRRRRARSGKSKDDAESQRMTHIAVERNRRRLMNEHLAVLRSLTPDSYVQKGDQASIVGGAIDFVKELEQLLQSLEAQKRTLLQQQQQQQQKGNSDIFPTACYENDSPPFAQFFSYPQYAWCHPARDYPSLEIQHRPATVAPSVADIEVSLIETHANIRILTARQPGQLLKMVAGIQSLRLTILHLNVTVLDAIVLYSLSVKAL; this is encoded by the exons ATGACGCTCGAAGCGTTGCCATCAAACGAGCTCCCGGCGTTTCTCATCTACGACACAATAAACgcggccgccgctgccgccgccgcctcgagcTCGCGCTTACTCTTCAATGGCAACGGCGGTATCACAGAGGAGAGTCCGTTGATAGGTGGCATGGCTGCGATGGCGGAGGAGGTGGCAGTGGCGgcgggggaggggaggaggaagcggcggcggcgtgcgAGGAGCGGGAAGAGCAAGGATGACGCGGAGAGCCAGCGGATGACGCACATTGCCGTCGAGCGCAACCGCCGCCGCCTCATGAACGAGCACCTCGCCGTCCTCCGCTCGCTCACACCAGACTCCTACGTTCAGAAA GGTGACCAAGCTTCAATTGTGGGCGGAGCAATTGACTTTGTGAAGGAGCTGGAGCAACTCCTCCAATCTCTAGAAGCCCAAAAGCGAACActactgcagcagcagcagcagcagcaacaaaaGGGCAACAGTGACATTTTCCCCACAGCTTGTTATGAGAATGACTCCCCTCCCTTCGCCCAGTTCTTCTCCTACCCTCAATACGCATGGTGCCATCCTGCTCGCGATTACCCCTCGCTAGAGATCCAGCACCGGCCCGCGACGGTCGCACCGTCGGTGGCCGATATCGAGGTGAGCCTAATCGAGACGCACGCGAATATCCGCATACTAACCGCGAGGCAGCCCGGGCAACTCCTCAAGATGGTGGCCGGAATTCAAAGCCTCAGGCTCACCATCCTGCACCTCAATGTGACCGTTCTAGACGCCATTGTGCTCTACTCTCTGAGTGTCAAG GCTTTATGA
- the LOC109704169 gene encoding transcription factor bHLH96-like isoform X2: MTLEALPSNELPAFLIYDTINAAAAAAAASSSRLLFNGNGGITEESPLIGGMAAMAEEVAVAAGEGRRKRRRRARSGKSKDDAESQRMTHIAVERNRRRLMNEHLAVLRSLTPDSYVQKGDQASIVGGAIDFVKELEQLLQSLEAQKRTLLQQQQQQQQKGNSDIFPTACYENDSPPFAQFFSYPQYAWCHPARDYPSLEIQHRPATVAPSVADIEVSLIETHANIRILTARQPGQLLKMVAGIQSLRLTILHLNVTVLDAIVLYSLSVKVEEGCDVASVDDIAAAVHHILSLIKAGTNLVDR; the protein is encoded by the exons ATGACGCTCGAAGCGTTGCCATCAAACGAGCTCCCGGCGTTTCTCATCTACGACACAATAAACgcggccgccgctgccgccgccgcctcgagcTCGCGCTTACTCTTCAATGGCAACGGCGGTATCACAGAGGAGAGTCCGTTGATAGGTGGCATGGCTGCGATGGCGGAGGAGGTGGCAGTGGCGgcgggggaggggaggaggaagcggcggcggcgtgcgAGGAGCGGGAAGAGCAAGGATGACGCGGAGAGCCAGCGGATGACGCACATTGCCGTCGAGCGCAACCGCCGCCGCCTCATGAACGAGCACCTCGCCGTCCTCCGCTCGCTCACACCAGACTCCTACGTTCAGAAA GGTGACCAAGCTTCAATTGTGGGCGGAGCAATTGACTTTGTGAAGGAGCTGGAGCAACTCCTCCAATCTCTAGAAGCCCAAAAGCGAACActactgcagcagcagcagcagcagcaacaaaaGGGCAACAGTGACATTTTCCCCACAGCTTGTTATGAGAATGACTCCCCTCCCTTCGCCCAGTTCTTCTCCTACCCTCAATACGCATGGTGCCATCCTGCTCGCGATTACCCCTCGCTAGAGATCCAGCACCGGCCCGCGACGGTCGCACCGTCGGTGGCCGATATCGAGGTGAGCCTAATCGAGACGCACGCGAATATCCGCATACTAACCGCGAGGCAGCCCGGGCAACTCCTCAAGATGGTGGCCGGAATTCAAAGCCTCAGGCTCACCATCCTGCACCTCAATGTGACCGTTCTAGACGCCATTGTGCTCTACTCTCTGAGTGTCAAG GTAGAAGAAGGGTGCGATGTGGCTTCAGTGGACGACATTGCGGCGGCGGTTCACCACATCCTCTCTCTGATTAAAGCAGGGACGAATCTCGTGGACCGGTAG